In Drosophila busckii strain San Diego stock center, stock number 13000-0081.31 chromosome 3R, ASM1175060v1, whole genome shotgun sequence, the sequence GCGCAAGCTCAACCATTGCAATATTGTGGCCCTCAAGTACTTCTTCTACTCCAGCGGCGACAAGCGCGACGATGTGTTCCTCAATCTGGTCATGGAGTATCTGCCCGAGACGCTCTACAAGGTGGAGCGTCAATACGCGCGCGCCAAGCAGACGCTGCCCGTCAACTTCATACGCCTCTACATGTACCAACTCTTCCGAAGCATGGCCTACATGCATAGCTTTGGCTACTGCCATCGGGACATCAAGCCGCAGAACATGCTAATCGATGCCGAGTCGGGCATCTTCAAGCTGTGCGACTTCGGCAGCGCCAAGCAGCTGATCAGCAGCGAGCCCAATGTGTCCTACATCTGCTCCAGATACTATCGCTCGCCGGAGCTCATCTTTGGCTCCACCAACTACTCGACAAAGATTGACTTGTGGAGCGCGGGCTGCGTGGTggcggagctgctgctgggacaGCTCATCTTTCCCGGCGACTCGGGCGTGGATCAGATTGTTGAGATAGTCAAAGTCATGGGCACACCCACGGCGGAGCAGCTGCACGACATGAACCCGAACTacaagcagctgaagctgccgCAGCTTAAGCCGCATCCCTGGCCCAAGGTATTCCGCATACGCACGCCACCAGAGGCCATTGATCTGGTTTCCAAGCTGCTTGTCTACTCACCCAACGAGCGGCTGACGCCCACGCAGGCCTGTGCGCATCCGTTCTTCGATGAACTCCGCCAGGATCCAGGACAGCAGCTGCCCAATGGACGaccgctgccgccgctctTTGATTTCACCGACTACGAGCACACGATAGAACCCAAGACCTTTCCACTCCTCCAGCCCAGACGGGAGCCAGAGCGCATTGAGAAAACCAACGCCCAAGCCAGCCATCGACGCAGCGCTGGTGCGGATTGCACTCCCAAGCTGTCGCCTGGCCTGCGACCGACCAACAAATCGCTGCCAGCTGCGCGCAAGGAGGACACGGTGGTGCGTGTGGAGCGCGCCTTGGCGGCGCAAACTGCGCAGCGCCATGAGCTGGGCAATGGCGACCATACGGAGGGGGAGTGCTACCAGGATGCGTCGCCGGACAGCGAACTGTGCGAGGACGAGTCCACGGAGGACGCTGTCGACGAGCAGCCCATTGAGGGGCAGTACAATAGCGCAGACACGCCCACGACCAGCGATGAGCTGGAGGAGCAGCTCACAGACTCGGAAGACATCGATGGCGATGAGCCTGATGCCGAAAATGAAAAGATTATGTTATGATTATTTAGTAATTTCAACAGCCGCCCGTAATTAAtgaaagtaattaaaattagacGTACCCACAACAGTTACAAGCTTTTCGCTCGTTAATCTCGGCAGGGCGGAAATAAATAAACCTGATCCACATCACATTTAGGCGAAAGGACAGCCAAACGAAATGTCCTGCGACTACAGTCCATACGAAACTTGGCTGAAAGtatgcttaattattaaaatgccgGAGAGCAGCCAGTGGGAGTGGAGGGGACTGGGACTGGCCCAGAACACATTGTGTCCTTGCTTCCAAaccaactaaatataaattttcgcGTTTTATAGCCGGCACAAGGGcgaacacgcacacatgccCCAACGCATTTGCTGTCGTCGCCGCCGCCTTTCAGACCATGTGTAGACCACTAtacgtgtgagtgtgtgtttgtctgtgtatgtatgtgtgtgtgttaatgtggtaaaatgaattttcagtttcattagttaaattgaataatgGAAAACTTTGTTCGCCGCATTTGCCaggcttattgttgttgttgctgttgttgttgttgcttctgttgATGGCCTTGCCCAGCTCGCCTAACGAAACTTATACTTCctatccacacacacacacacacacacttaggaatagtaacagcagcagggcaataaagcaaatttatgcaaacgaTAAATTTTGTGAgtgaaaatgtttgttttgtttttagttcgGTCAGGCGAGACTTGTCTTGGGcttaatgttgctgttgtgctgcctgctgcttcaagctgctttaattgttgcaatttaaactgGTGGACGTCTAATAAGCAGTTAATAAtagctttattaaaattgctttaaatcaattaactaTTGTGCAAACAATATGCAAACCAACTGAACTTAATCtatattaaatcaaacaataCTGGAATGATTTGACGAGTTCATTCACAGCAcagagtgcgtgtgtgtgtgagtgtctctctgtgtgtgtgtatgtgtgtggcttggCAAACCTTTGACTGTCTGTGCGGCGGCATGACACACATGAGGTGTGGCTTACCAGCTGAGTGCTGGCGCCCCAAGCAATGAAACATTTTTCGGCAACagcacaaaacatttttggtAGTGGAGGGTGGTTGGGCGTACGGCTGTTACTTGCAGGCATTTTACGGTATTTTGGTTAACGTTGCGAGTGGGCCATAGACTGAGCCCTGTGCTTTCAATGGCTACTAACAAGCAGTTGCCCAAGGTGAATGTGGTTAAAGTGTTTTTAGTTAAAGCGCTGGGGcccaaacatttgcataaacgCCTGCCCAGCAACGCAAGCAGACAAAGCAAACAGTCTGACAGACAGaaagtcagacagacagagagggagagagacagttgcaactgctgtattattttatttccgtttccgtttgcaacacacacatacaaacacttGTAGCTAGTGTCTACTGGCGCCTGCGATGGGCTTGCTGCTCAGTGATAAATTTGTACtaaatgcagttttaatgGACTAGAGCcgactgcagcagcaccagGTAGGCATCCGTATCCTCCGATGGCATACAAAGGCCAAAAGTCAGCAAGTGCTggcaagtttttaattacCCAACTGCGCACCAGTGAATGAATGTGAACCAGCCAAAAAATTCATtgcctatttatttatttacttatttatttaatctcGGCTATGAACGGTAAAGGaaactatttacaaaaaatattttaaattaacgaAGCACAatcatatacatttttaaaattaaatatttctttcgAAAAAGAATGAGATGTATACATCGGGACCCGGAAGGCCAGACTAATTGACGCCCAGGCGttagttaacaattaattaatattaaatacagtGTACAAGTTGAGGCCTCTGTGTGTTGAAAACACAACAAAGTTAATTGTAATCTGCACAAAAAACGCAGTGAAGCCAGTGCAAGGAACAGTTACTAGATAAAAGACAGCTAGTAGCGCATTAAGAGATAGTAAGATATAATAACTGGCAAGaactgaaaaaataaattgacttaACAAATGTGATGAGTCAATTTCAACATtcactaatttaatcataaacatgtCGCCGAACATAACCCAACagttaataatttactttggCAGATTCCCAGTAGGCATTACAAAATTAGTAAAAGTAATATACTGcatttgaattatatataaatgtaagaAATGTCATGCCTATGAACAGGATATGTTAGGAGTTGCGAGAGAGTCGTCAAAGGCTCGCTAGTTGTAGTTAAAACCTCAAGAATACGATATCGCTTCAAATCATTAAACAATATACAATATGCCATAATTGTTAATCAATTTCTACTTATAACAGATATGTATAAGTAAGTTAAGTGATATTTTGCGCactaattaataaatcttCCATAAAAGTATATCTAATTGTAATCCGAGCTCGAATTCAATTCGGCTGCTGATTATCTTTTTCCCATTGCAGTAATGTAGATATTCAACACCTTGCGGCCATAGCCTAGTAAGTCAAACTCGTAATCGACATTTGCGCCTTTGAGTAGCTTTACCCACCAGTTTCCTCAATATCTCAATCCGTTGGATGggaatattaatatatgtatttataataaacaaattgtttaagtgCAACTATTTTGCCCCACTGCTCAGCACTGAGGCAGGCATTGAAATTGGGTGCATGTCATAACGCCCAGTGTCATAGCGCCCACGtttgtttacataaaaatcgcgcgatttttatgtaaaaaaattttttgccTGCGGCGCTTCTTACGTTTCTCAGCAGTCTTTTCTcacaaaaaattatgctgGGCGGCTACTTATTCCAggtatttcattattattaggCTCGGGCGTTAATACACTTCTTATGGTGTCATAAGGCCcactaaaaaaaatgacaTAAAGCCCGCCGGCGATATGACACTTTGAAAAGTGACACAACGCCCGCGGGCGCTATGACACAATTTTTTGGGCGTTATGCCATGCACCCATTGAAATTACATTTGTGTGCCGTTAGTTTGGGGGTTGAAGGTTAGCGGTTTTGTCTAAATGAAGCAGTTGGAGTTGCAGTTCCAGTTAGTTATGCGCAGCTTGCGGTTTGCTTTGACTATTTTTGCATGTAACCTGCGCAAGGGGTAAGGAGGGAAGGTGGGTGTGGGTGCAAATACACTAATTAGAAACTGGTGCGCTTTAAGAGCCACAAAGGCGAGCTGTTATTGAATTTACAAACAGAAAATTGtgttttaaaaagaaaatgtcaTTGGCACAACATGTGTTGGCCATTTTATGCACTTGAACTTTTGTGTGCCAAAGTTTTGTGCAGCAAAAATGGAAAGTTTTAATTGGATTCTCGATTCAATTAACAGATTTGTCAGCATGTAACAATTTTATGACGCTTGCAGCAAcagtagtagcagcagcaacaacagcaacagcaagaacagaagcagcagcagcagcaacaacgttgTCTGCAATTTGTGGGCGTTTACCTTGGCTGCTGATTCAGTTTGGTTCTTTGGCTTGTGCGCATTTCaagccaaatgaaatttattgaaattgatttgccGTTTTAATGGAATTACTGCGCCAagtcgatatatatatatatatatatattatgatatataatatatatatatatatatatatatatatattgttacgCAGCTCAGCGTTTAATTGAAAtcttttaattagtttgattTTCCAATCAAGTGGCACAGAGACACGCAGGCCCAGGCTGCAGTGTTGTCGGTCTTAGTCGGTTTGCTTGTAAGTCAAGGAAACCCAATTAGTTGCTTTCGCTCCACAACGATTGTCAGTCAATTACAAATGCTAGCAGGCAAAAGTaactctctatctatctctctctctctctctctctctctgtctgatATGCAAAGCTTTTACTAGTAGTGCCTGCTCGATTGCGTAACATAATCATTATCCTTGGCTTAGCTGGAGTGGCAAAGGATTTGCCGATTGATGCGCGCTCCACATAATATCAATTGGCCTGGCAGTTGCCATGTTACGTCTGTACTAGTGTCTGCTATTTATAGCCCCATTGTTATGTATACTAATTGGTTCAACTTGGCTTTAATTCATATCTgcatatttgctgctttcgCTGCACAACTTTTGCTCGccaaattttatgctaatgaACACAAACACTTAACTTTCAGTCGCCGCCAGCAAAGCCACTTAGAACTATTCATAATTTACATTAGCCAGGCCCagccactcccactcccactccaaAAGAGCGCAACAAAGCCGCTGACAAATCCATTATAAGCTTATGCCAAAAGCGTAATGTAAACTTTTCACGCGCAGTCTGCGTTTTTTCACTTGCAACgcgctgcaattattttaaatgcgtcgccaaaccgcacacacacacacacacccacataaGCTAACCAGACAAACAGACCAGACCGCCCCGTTCCCGAAGCCTTAATCGGACTTATATCCGCTGCTGGCGCTAAAGTCAAAGTCAGCGCCACAACCGGCGACGCCGCCGctcaagttgaagttgaagttgctgccgctgccgctgccgatGCGTACGTGCATAATTAATTCAGTGCATAAATTCAAGACGTTGCCAGCAGAGCGAGTAAGTCTatgaaattataaactttatcCTTTAGCCTAGTGGAGCCGgctgcaaatggcaaacacaAGTCTATCTAACTAACAAACTGCACATGGCTTTAAGACAAGTCAAAAAATTTGATAGACTTGGCTGAATCTTTCAAGCTGTTGTGTGCTAAATGAAATACTCAACGCCTAAATAtgccaaacaataaattttagcaactCAACAACTTTCGCACTTTTGGCTTAAGCTCAAGTAGCACAGCAACGGGTATTGccaatgcttttgcttttgggccCCCAAGTGCCTTttgcttcttctgcttctgcttcttctgcaTTTTACGCATTGTCAGCAGACGGCGTCTGTTATATCCTTTGATGCCAGGACGCCAGGCTGACTCAGCCTCAGCCCACCCAGCGCTTGGCTCTGCTGGTAATTGAAAACGTAAGTTCATTTCTcactttgttttcattttttttttttgtgctgctgttgcctctgCTCGTTTTTTGGCGCTGGAGCAAGTGCTTGCCAAAAGGGTTTTTGCCAGCCGTGTTTATTGTATTAAGCAGATTTCTGCAGCAAGTTTGTAATTAGTAAAGTTTGCATTCAtatttgccacttgccacacaaattGATTTCGGTGCCTGGGAAATTAACATAACTGAGCCAACTGCAAGCAACTGCGCCCACTGGACAGCACTTTGCATAAATAGCCAGGCCAAACTTCCAGTCAAATGGGAGGCAGGCTGGCAATATCGAAAGCCGCTTTGCAGCTGATTGGCAGTCGAAGCAGGAAAAACGCTTCACATGAGTTTCCGTTGTGGGAAGTGCATAAATTgaggcaaaaagcaaaaaaagcaacagacGTTTAAGTAGCTTAGTtcttgttgtagttgcagttgcagtcgaAGTTGGCCAAAAGAGAGTTATTCAAAATTTGTTCAGGTGAAAGACGATAGCCAGAGCGATAGTCAGCggctccactccactccatgGCCTGCTCTGAAGTGCTCTGCCTGTCTGACATTTACAGtccattaaaaattgcaaatagcaCATACGCACTGGGTGGCATTAAAGCTGGCTAACATgcgcaaaaaagaaattgtggACACCGACTGTTGAATGTTGCCTGGctgtcaaaacaatttcacaCAGATGGAGACAACGCTTTGTTCACCTGCATACACGACCAGGTGCCAACTACAATTGTCGCACTCACGTAAGGGCGCAAacatgcaaaaaaacaaacacacacacagacacacacacacacaacaaacacgCACATGCCTCAAAGTAACACGACACATAGAAAAATATGTGTGCGCTATTCACTGATTTGAATGCGCTCTCATATCCTGCTGGCTCTGTATCCGGCACGAGTCCAAGGCTCACACAAATGAAACTCTATGCTATAGTTGGAGGCGTAGGCGTGGGCGGTGGCTGCAATTTTTGTGTGGCACAGTTgatgtgttgctgtttgtcAGCTCTTGCAGTTGTTCGATGATTGATTCCGCCGTgctgcaaaacaaactaaTAAGCTCTTTCAACCAGACTGAGAGTTGGACacgcttttattgttgtgcagCAGTGCGTGGGATGCAACTGCATCCatcaacatacacacacacacacacatgttgccAACATTGCCTGTGTATGTGTACATATCTTAAGCGCCATACAATGCTGCTTCTACGCATGAGCTGGTcgcaaaaagttgcaagctcACTGCTTGCATTGGTTCAcatcaataaaatgtttgtccTGGCAGCCTATTTAAGCAATATGGCTACATCGTCAGACATCAGATGGCAAGTATATACATTATACAACATCATACAGTTAAGGGACTTACTTACTCAGGTGGCCAAAAACCCCCTCCAGGCGCATCTGCTTTGTGCGCGCCTTCTCCAATTCTCAACCCCAAGTGTGGATAGTTTCTCCTCCACTTGGTTCTTTCATCGGAGGCGTGGTTGTCCCCTTCGTCGTCCTTCGTTAGCTTTTGCTTCGAGTACCTTTTTCGCTGGAGCTTCTTCGTCCATGCGTACGACATGGGCATGCCTTCCGACTATCACAACGTGATCAATTTGGTTTTTTAGTCAGGGGACAGCCAAGTGGCCCTGTGAATGTCGAGATGCTGAAATCTGGCGCTAGTAACTACCATGTTTCTGTCCGCGATCAGCATTAGACCGTTGTTAAAGACGTGGTGGCGAAGTCTCCACCTTACTACAAATACGCTTAATACAAAATACCCGCCAGTTGGATAGAGGCAGGTGCATATTCTTAAATCGTAGTCCTTATTCATTTTGCGGTGGTCGTCAACGTTAGGGGGGATCTTATCCGAGGCAGTTTTGTTGGTCTTCACTGGATCTCTTTTTTACGTGATGGGTCCCAGACGCTGCGCAAACCCGTTAAGCGTCCGGATGACTCGCTGCACACATTAGCTCACTAACTACCGCTAGAATAGCTACCCAGGTGGTGCCGCGGGGAGGATGTGTGTCAACCTGCTAATATTCGAAATAGAGATAGCTCTGGCGGCCGCCAAGTTGACCGCGGTCAGAAACTTTACTCTGCTCAAATAAAAGCCAACCCAACTTAAAtctaaattgtataaattgtaACATTATAGAATCCTCGACTTCACTGAGAAATGGTTAAAGCCAGAAGTTTCCAGTTCACAAATTTCCACTAATAAATACTTCacgacaaaaagaaaaaaaatgtacactTTTAATTATCTTTTTGAAATAAacgttttttaattatgtacgTATTTTAATCGTTGACCACGTGCTGCGTCAATCTTTGCGTCTGTCATGAGGtgaagaaaatattaaatatatgattattattattatgattcgAACAGTTATTAGCTATAATTTGAATGATTTATGTATGGTTAGGATTGTTATCACACACAAATCTAAATTGGAAAACTCTttgcaaagtaaaataataaacttgcattttttctttaatttttaatattttaaaatactataATGTTTGTCCCTGAttggttttattattttaattacaaataatttacattaacATAAATCACAATAGCACCACCTATGGGTAAACAGAACGAAACCTTTTTTTTCACCGCTGTGACTCTCAAACCTTATTATTTTTCTGTGTGACTTTCCCCTCTGTCTTTATAAGAGGGAAATTATAAGTAGCGATCTTTGCCGAACAGTTTTTGTCAGTCACTGTTTTTTAGTGACCGCTAGATGGCTCGAAAATTCTTTGCTCATTCATTAAATCACTAAGCTGTATTTAAATGCTCTTATACAGGAGAAAACAGCAACTGtagaaaataatgttaaattagGACACATGTAATGTTAAGTCTTCATTAACACAGGCGTGTGTCCAAACTTAACATTTCTTTCTGAAAATGGAATAGCTTCTGTCAGTGAGTGTTTATTAATGACCGCTAGATGGTTGAGAAACTTATGCGCTTTGACGCTAGATGACGCCTTGACTTTCGGAAAATATAGAAAAGTTATAAATTGAACCATAACTAGCACTGGAAAATATCGCATACAATCAATTTGCGAATTTTCgtgtcaatttaaaaaataagtttggGTCAAATTTGCCGCCAATATAAAGTCCATCACTACGTAAACAGTTATTTCTTGTGAAATAAGAAACAATTTTGTGTGCGACCCAgttcttataaaaatattgtttaaaagaGTTTTTAAAAGATATATTCTGATGGATAGGTAAGTAACTAGTGTCTtgtgaaaaacaacaaattattatttattattatactttATTAGGTTCATTATAAACAAGGCAGCTTCAAGtgcaacagaaacaaaaactgtGCAAGTGATTGCCGATGATGTGGGAAAGTGAGTCTTAAGATTTTATATATGattgtataatttttcttAGAACACATTCTATAATCGCAACAATTCTCGCAAAGCAAGTCGAAAATTTC encodes:
- the LOC108601735 gene encoding glycogen synthase kinase-3, translating into MSHNPNASSNLGNKVITVVATAGYGPDTMTEISYTDSKVVGNGSFGVVYQAKLVPSNDLVAIKKVLQDRRFKNRELQIMRKLNHCNIVALKYFFYSSGDKRDDVFLNLVMEYLPETLYKVERQYARAKQTLPVNFIRLYMYQLFRSMAYMHSFGYCHRDIKPQNMLIDAESGIFKLCDFGSAKQLISSEPNVSYICSRYYRSPELIFGSTNYSTKIDLWSAGCVVAELLLGQLIFPGDSGVDQIVEIVKVMGTPTAEQLHDMNPNYKQLKLPQLKPHPWPKVFRIRTPPEAIDLVSKLLVYSPNERLTPTQACAHPFFDELRQDPGQQLPNGRPLPPLFDFTDYEHTIEPKTFPLLQPRREPERIEKTNAQASHRRSAGADCTPKLSPGLRPTNKSLPAARKEDTVVRVERALAAQTAQRHELGNGDHTEGECYQDASPDSELCEDESTEDAVDEQPIEGQYNSADTPTTSDELEEQLTDSEDIDGDEPDAENEKIML